From the Nodularia sp. NIES-3585 genome, one window contains:
- a CDS encoding AmpG family muropeptide MFS transporter: MKPVRSLLQVFGSRKMAALTLIGFSSGLPLFLTSRTLQAWMTVEGVDLTAIGLFSLVGIPYSLKFIWSPLIDRFAVPILGRRRGWLITLQIGLLIAIALMAFQQPKQALQLLAVNAVAIAFLSASQDIAADAYRTDVLEELELGAGAAVFVLGYRIALLFTGSLALILADILPWSSVYLVMALGMGIGIIATLFAPEPKETSPPESLAAAVILPFGEFFQRQGVVQAILLLLFIVLYKLGDSFVNNMSTPFLLQTGFTQTDIGTIQGGMGLIATIVGTLSGGVILSKIGLNRSLWLFGALQAVSNLAYYVLANIGQNYQALVLTINIENFCGGLGTAAFVAFLMNMCNQRFSATQYALLSSFMAVSRDILVAPAGTIAKSTGWPLFFIISIVAAIPGLLLLPFFAPWNPKPVAISRPGLEEEDEDLWGTK, from the coding sequence ATGAAACCAGTGCGATCGCTGCTGCAAGTTTTCGGTAGCCGTAAAATGGCGGCTTTGACATTAATCGGTTTTTCCTCCGGTTTACCATTGTTCTTAACCAGTAGAACCCTGCAAGCTTGGATGACTGTGGAAGGGGTGGATTTAACCGCCATTGGCTTATTTAGCCTTGTGGGTATACCCTACTCTTTGAAATTTATCTGGTCGCCTTTAATAGACAGGTTTGCTGTGCCAATTTTAGGGAGGCGACGCGGCTGGTTAATTACCCTGCAAATTGGGTTATTAATTGCGATCGCCCTCATGGCTTTCCAACAACCCAAGCAAGCACTACAATTATTAGCGGTCAATGCAGTAGCGATCGCCTTTTTGAGTGCTAGTCAAGACATTGCTGCTGATGCCTACCGGACGGACGTTCTCGAAGAATTAGAATTGGGGGCGGGTGCTGCTGTTTTCGTCTTAGGTTATCGCATAGCACTTTTATTCACAGGATCTTTAGCATTAATCCTCGCCGATATTTTACCTTGGTCATCAGTTTACCTAGTGATGGCTTTAGGCATGGGAATTGGAATTATTGCCACCCTATTTGCCCCAGAACCCAAAGAAACCAGTCCACCAGAATCTTTAGCTGCGGCGGTAATTTTACCCTTTGGGGAATTTTTTCAGCGCCAGGGTGTAGTCCAAGCCATTTTACTCCTGCTATTCATCGTCCTGTACAAACTGGGCGATTCCTTTGTCAACAATATGTCTACACCCTTTTTGTTGCAAACTGGATTTACCCAAACCGATATCGGGACTATTCAAGGTGGTATGGGGCTAATTGCTACAATCGTTGGTACGCTCTCAGGTGGCGTGATTTTGAGTAAAATTGGTCTAAATCGCTCACTTTGGCTATTTGGGGCTTTGCAAGCCGTGAGTAATTTAGCTTATTATGTTCTAGCCAACATAGGTCAAAACTACCAAGCTCTAGTATTAACAATCAATATCGAAAACTTTTGTGGTGGGTTGGGAACAGCAGCCTTTGTCGCCTTTTTGATGAATATGTGTAACCAGCGCTTTTCTGCCACCCAATATGCTTTATTATCCAGTTTTATGGCTGTAAGTCGTGATATTCTAGTTGCGCCAGCTGGCACCATAGCAAAAAGCACAGGTTGGCCGTTATTTTTCATTATTAGTATAGTCGCTGCTATCCCAGGACTACTTCTGTTACCATTCTTTGCCCCTTGGAACCCTAAACCAGTGGCAATATCCAGACCAGGACTAGAGGAAGAAGACGAGGATTTATGGGGAACCAAGTAG
- a CDS encoding ABC transporter permease: MGNQVVIIVGTFILLITGLLLGYVLSQLVLGYLTFNLLTLFGTFSLILIFGTLYYVLFWQLRREQSQVVPETRPEQAQTQITAQIADNHLKNKLIAKLGGDAAAAERLIDQAKLNYPGMPETWYCERVIDDLERDQR, from the coding sequence ATGGGGAACCAAGTAGTTATTATTGTCGGCACATTTATTCTCTTAATCACCGGCTTGTTACTTGGCTATGTTCTCTCACAGTTAGTTTTAGGATACTTAACGTTTAACCTCCTAACTCTGTTTGGAACATTCAGCCTAATCTTGATTTTTGGTACACTTTATTACGTTTTGTTTTGGCAGCTACGCAGAGAACAATCCCAGGTAGTACCAGAAACCAGACCAGAGCAAGCACAGACACAAATCACCGCGCAAATAGCCGATAACCATCTCAAAAACAAACTAATTGCCAAGTTAGGAGGTGATGCTGCGGCAGCCGAACGCTTAATTGATCAGGCCAAGCTCAACTATCCGGGAATGCCAGAAACTTGGTATTGCGAGAGAGTAATTGATGACTTGGAACGCGATCAACGTTAA
- a CDS encoding N-acetyltransferase, protein MLERSLLVKFMQQTYQDLFPQQDFAHLARTVEQYFSQETPLWWVDFWGEGDSPQSPIACLWVGNAIDQVQGDRHAHIFLLYVVPEHRRRGVGKALMQYVENWAIQRGDRQIGLQVFQSNPAALNLYNHLGYQTQSLWMVKSLQTNK, encoded by the coding sequence ATGCTAGAGCGATCGCTACTAGTAAAGTTCATGCAGCAAACTTACCAGGATCTATTTCCCCAGCAAGATTTTGCCCACTTAGCCCGAACCGTTGAGCAGTATTTCTCCCAGGAAACACCGTTGTGGTGGGTAGATTTTTGGGGTGAGGGAGATTCCCCACAATCTCCCATTGCTTGCCTCTGGGTAGGAAATGCCATTGATCAAGTCCAGGGCGATCGCCATGCTCACATTTTTCTCCTCTACGTCGTCCCAGAACATCGGCGGCGTGGTGTGGGTAAGGCTTTGATGCAGTATGTGGAAAATTGGGCAATTCAACGAGGCGATCGCCAAATCGGCTTGCAAGTTTTTCAATCTAACCCAGCCGCCTTAAATCTTTACAATCACTTAGGTTATCAAACCCAATCCCTATGGATGGTAAAATCACTCCAGACCAATAAATAA
- a CDS encoding HEAT repeat domain-containing protein, protein MYDEEDLSLLDAEVELESPLDKIEPLTAESEVAKPDPEEMLALLENHQPQQRMLAARAFCDIEDQRATPHLIRLLTDTCPLVRVSAAYGIGRNPSPEAVEPLIIQLHKDWNGYVRKGVVWALGNCRDRRSLAPLADALRTDISAVRLWSASALAQMADVGYEAVVGAIPPLIEALVQDPVAAVRSNCAWTIGQLCRELPSNIVYATAIDALIQAFAEDPDLGVREDAKASLLGVGDPRGLQLIETLEQEGWF, encoded by the coding sequence ATGTATGACGAAGAAGACCTAAGCTTACTTGATGCCGAGGTGGAGCTAGAAAGCCCCCTGGATAAAATAGAGCCGCTAACTGCTGAATCTGAAGTGGCAAAACCCGATCCAGAAGAGATGCTAGCGCTTTTGGAAAATCATCAACCCCAGCAACGGATGCTAGCGGCTCGTGCTTTTTGTGATATTGAAGATCAACGGGCTACACCCCATTTAATTCGCCTGTTAACTGATACCTGTCCCTTAGTACGAGTCAGTGCAGCTTATGGCATTGGACGCAACCCCAGTCCAGAAGCCGTGGAACCTTTAATTATTCAACTGCACAAAGATTGGAACGGCTATGTACGTAAAGGTGTAGTTTGGGCTTTAGGGAACTGCCGCGATCGCCGTTCTCTAGCACCCCTAGCAGATGCCCTTAGAACTGATATTTCCGCCGTGCGTTTATGGTCTGCTAGTGCCTTAGCCCAGATGGCAGACGTAGGTTATGAAGCCGTTGTGGGAGCCATACCACCCCTAATTGAAGCTTTAGTTCAAGATCCAGTCGCAGCTGTGCGGAGTAACTGTGCTTGGACAATTGGGCAATTGTGCCGAGAATTGCCATCTAATATAGTTTATGCCACAGCCATCGATGCCCTGATTCAAGCCTTCGCCGAAGACCCAGATTTAGGAGTCAGGGAAGACGCTAAAGCCTCACTATTAGGCGTAGGTGATCCTCGTGGTTTACAGTTGATTGAAACCCTAGAACAAGAGGGATGGTTTTAA
- a CDS encoding phosphomannose isomerase type II C-terminal cupin domain, translated as MSQNENDNQSKTIESSSHSGERYWGTVDVIEEGESYRISRVEIKPRHGIKPQIHYHRNEHWVVVSGVAKVTCGDEEKLLNRNESTFVPAATLHKVDNPGQIPLVILEIQNGEYLGEDDIERPYELNVVKSVIETKQA; from the coding sequence ATGTCTCAGAATGAAAATGATAATCAGTCAAAGACAATTGAATCTTCTTCCCATTCAGGTGAAAGATACTGGGGTACTGTAGATGTCATAGAGGAAGGGGAAAGCTATAGAATTAGTCGTGTGGAAATCAAGCCTAGACACGGCATTAAACCACAAATCCATTATCACCGTAACGAACATTGGGTTGTTGTCTCTGGTGTAGCTAAGGTAACTTGTGGAGACGAGGAAAAATTACTGAATCGAAATGAATCTACTTTTGTCCCCGCAGCTACTCTGCATAAAGTAGATAATCCAGGACAGATTCCATTGGTTATTTTAGAAATTCAAAATGGTGAATATTTGGGTGAGGATGACATTGAACGACCCTATGAACTGAATGTGGTGAAGTCTGTGATTGAAACTAAACAAGCTTAA
- a CDS encoding EAL domain-containing response regulator → MIKILVIEDEESVRENLLDLLESENFETITAANGAIGINLAISVVPDLILCDMMMPEIDGYGVLKILRQEPLTATIPFIFLTAKSAKADFRQGMDMGADDYLTKPFTRAELLSAIMNRLERHATLKKYLSGSNQTFIKTLSPKMQLLEMNLSRVIHEKKFEEFEVYYQPIINIASGKIVAAESLLRWHSPQLGYVFPSEFIPVAESTGLIISLGQWVLQNVCQQMKAWQNIGCVSLKIAVNVSVIEFNHPDFLKKLIGFLKSNNLDPKYLELELTESMIMQNANVAIATMNELQNLGIRIAIDDFGTGYSSLIYLKNLPINTLKIDRYFIHNVAHDSQKSAITKALIEMAHNMNIQVIAEGVETEAELSFLQQNSCDAIQGFLFSRPLPAAELENFLRKNRRLSV, encoded by the coding sequence ATGATTAAAATTTTAGTGATTGAAGATGAAGAATCAGTGCGTGAAAACTTACTGGATTTGCTAGAGTCTGAAAATTTTGAGACTATTACAGCTGCCAATGGCGCAATTGGTATAAATCTAGCTATATCTGTTGTGCCTGATTTAATTTTGTGCGACATGATGATGCCAGAAATTGATGGTTATGGCGTGCTAAAAATATTGCGCCAAGAGCCTTTAACAGCAACAATTCCGTTTATTTTTTTGACTGCTAAATCTGCTAAAGCTGATTTTCGCCAAGGTATGGATATGGGTGCAGATGATTATCTGACTAAGCCATTTACTCGCGCTGAACTTTTAAGTGCAATCATGAATCGCTTAGAAAGGCACGCTACTTTAAAAAAGTATTTATCTGGATCTAATCAAACTTTCATCAAAACATTATCCCCGAAAATGCAATTGCTGGAAATGAACTTATCCCGAGTTATCCACGAGAAAAAATTTGAAGAATTTGAAGTTTATTATCAACCTATTATTAATATAGCTTCCGGAAAAATTGTGGCAGCAGAAAGTTTATTGCGTTGGCATAGTCCGCAATTAGGTTATGTTTTTCCATCAGAATTTATTCCGGTGGCAGAGTCTACAGGCTTAATTATTTCTCTTGGCCAATGGGTCTTACAAAATGTATGTCAACAGATGAAAGCTTGGCAAAATATCGGCTGTGTTTCCTTGAAGATTGCGGTAAATGTTTCAGTAATTGAATTCAATCATCCAGATTTTCTCAAAAAATTAATTGGGTTTCTCAAGTCAAATAACTTAGATCCAAAATATTTGGAACTAGAACTCACTGAAAGTATGATTATGCAAAATGCAAATGTAGCGATCGCTACGATGAATGAATTACAAAATTTGGGCATAAGAATTGCTATTGATGATTTTGGCACGGGATATTCTTCTTTAATTTATTTAAAAAACTTACCAATTAATACATTAAAAATTGACCGTTATTTCATTCATAATGTTGCTCATGACTCCCAAAAGTCTGCCATTACTAAGGCATTAATAGAAATGGCGCACAATATGAATATACAGGTAATTGCTGAAGGTGTAGAAACTGAGGCTGAACTATCTTTTTTACAGCAAAATAGCTGTGATGCCATACAAGGTTTTTTATTCAGCCGTCCATTACCAGCCGCCGAATTGGAAAATTTTCTGCGGAAGAATAGACGCTTGTCTGTGTAA
- a CDS encoding PAS domain S-box protein: protein MQALPQIPWLQCFKSIIDFDPVTVDPETSVLDAVFLMANHGVSVLVVSVSQVVGWLTQKYVVQLLASGVDLKTTKISEVMQTIKVTLKFAEFQSTTNVFSLLQPHSWEILLVIDDHNQLIGIITPDSICQAIAKPEEKTQDKSSQTPAERLHLLESAMLNTNDAILMTEADALDEPFVPRIVSDRAALLQADRLYENLRENLLDSNHPLDRHGCIGVLDNLLLGKNLNVEFRILRSSGEVRWICAKTFPVNNQKGELYRFAGIAEDITELKQTQAALTQVNQELEMRVTERTITLTQLNQQLISEITERQISEERFRFMAESIPQQVWIAQANGELEYVNQRAVDYFVCSSEQLLGVGWQQWIHPDDLPDTLSGWQQSLRTGQPHEAEFRCLRGSDQTYRWHLIRALPMRDQEGKIINWFGTNTDIDDHVSTEMTLRQTQQQLQAILDNSPAVIYLIDTNGKNLLVNRKYQQLLNLSQNQIIGKTLHEIWPDDLADEFDTNNRQVILDGVALETEEIVPLKDGLHTYLSNKFPLKDANGLLYAVGGISTDITQRKLAEESLLRFRKAIESTSDAVLIGDITGAAIYVNPAFIEQYEYTLEELQAAGGCRVIFEHSGVYEKISATVKMTQSWRGEVTFRASSGRLVQVYLRSDAIKDATGKGVGTICIYTDITQRKRTEEGLRLRDRAIAASSNGIIIADASLPHSPIIYVNPAFERMTGYCAAEVIGRNFCSFQSADINQSGLKELSAAMDAGINCTVTLSNYRKDGSLLWNELSISPVYDVAGKLTHYITIQTNITERKQAETALLVSQQRLQYLLSSSPAVIYTTTTTGDLSSTFISENVSTMTGYKAGEIVENSSFWSTHIHPEDLSYVCAEISQALEKQDYTLEYRFLHQDGTYRWLYDKGKLVRDEAGNPLEFVGYLADITEHKQLEQELKVALENEKELNELKSRFVSMTSHEFRTPLSTILSSSELLEHYSHKWTVEKQLTHLHRIQAAVKRMTEMLNDVLVIGKAEAGKLEYRPKFFDLVEYCRDLLSEAQMNQNNMCRVNFTSQYESVPCCMDEKLLGHILNNLLSNAIKYSPDEGIIQFTLACQNGEAIFQIQDQGIGIPQEDIPHLFESFHRARNVGNILGTGLGLAIVKNCVDLHQGKISVSSTLEAGTVFTVILPLNNHINIGVKND, encoded by the coding sequence ATGCAAGCTTTACCTCAGATTCCCTGGCTACAGTGTTTCAAGTCAATTATTGACTTTGATCCAGTCACGGTAGATCCAGAAACCTCAGTCTTAGACGCAGTATTCCTGATGGCAAATCATGGCGTGAGTGTCTTGGTGGTGTCAGTCTCACAGGTAGTAGGATGGTTGACACAAAAATATGTGGTGCAGCTTTTAGCTTCAGGGGTTGACTTAAAAACCACGAAAATTTCTGAAGTTATGCAAACTATAAAAGTTACCCTAAAATTTGCGGAATTTCAGAGTACAACAAATGTATTTTCACTGTTGCAGCCCCATTCCTGGGAGATTTTGCTAGTTATAGATGATCATAACCAACTAATCGGCATAATAACTCCGGACAGTATTTGTCAAGCGATCGCAAAACCAGAGGAGAAAACTCAAGACAAATCTTCGCAAACTCCAGCAGAAAGATTGCACTTGCTAGAATCTGCAATGCTAAATACCAATGACGCTATTTTGATGACCGAAGCTGATGCGTTAGATGAACCATTTGTCCCGCGAATAGTTAGCGATCGCGCAGCGCTGCTGCAAGCAGATCGCCTTTATGAAAACTTACGAGAAAATTTGCTTGATTCTAATCATCCATTAGACCGCCATGGCTGTATCGGTGTTTTAGATAATTTATTATTAGGCAAAAATTTGAATGTAGAATTTCGCATTCTCCGTTCTAGCGGTGAGGTGCGTTGGATTTGTGCAAAAACTTTCCCTGTAAATAATCAAAAAGGAGAACTTTACCGTTTTGCTGGGATTGCTGAAGATATTACCGAACTCAAACAAACACAAGCAGCCCTTACCCAAGTAAATCAAGAGTTAGAAATGCGTGTGACGGAAAGAACCATCACTTTAACTCAACTTAATCAGCAGCTAATCTCTGAAATTACCGAACGCCAAATCAGTGAAGAACGCTTTCGCTTTATGGCAGAATCCATCCCGCAACAAGTCTGGATTGCTCAAGCTAACGGTGAACTGGAGTATGTAAATCAACGCGCTGTTGACTACTTTGTTTGCAGTTCCGAACAACTTTTAGGAGTGGGATGGCAGCAATGGATACATCCTGATGATTTGCCAGATACCCTGTCTGGTTGGCAGCAATCTCTCAGGACTGGACAACCTCACGAAGCTGAATTTCGTTGTCTGCGAGGCAGTGATCAAACCTATCGCTGGCATCTAATCCGTGCTTTGCCTATGCGCGATCAAGAAGGTAAAATTATCAATTGGTTCGGTACTAATACGGATATTGACGACCACGTATCAACAGAAATGACTCTGCGACAAACACAACAACAGCTACAGGCAATTTTAGATAACTCTCCGGCGGTGATTTACCTCATCGATACTAATGGTAAAAACCTCCTGGTCAACCGCAAGTATCAACAGCTATTAAACCTCTCTCAAAACCAAATCATCGGCAAAACCTTGCATGAAATTTGGCCTGATGATCTTGCAGATGAGTTTGACACGAATAATCGTCAAGTAATTTTAGATGGTGTGGCCTTAGAAACAGAAGAAATCGTTCCTCTAAAGGATGGTTTACACACCTACTTGTCTAACAAGTTTCCTTTAAAAGATGCCAATGGCCTTCTTTATGCGGTTGGTGGTATTTCTACTGACATTACACAACGCAAGTTAGCAGAAGAATCACTATTACGTTTTCGCAAAGCCATAGAAAGCACCAGTGATGCCGTACTTATTGGAGATATTACAGGTGCAGCTATCTATGTCAACCCAGCGTTTATCGAACAGTATGAGTATACCTTAGAGGAATTACAGGCCGCTGGCGGATGTAGAGTGATTTTCGAGCATTCAGGAGTTTATGAAAAAATCAGCGCTACTGTTAAGATGACACAGTCTTGGCGTGGTGAAGTGACGTTTCGAGCCTCTAGTGGTCGTCTTGTGCAAGTTTATCTGCGTTCTGATGCCATTAAAGATGCCACAGGTAAAGGTGTCGGTACAATCTGTATCTATACAGATATTACTCAACGCAAACGGACAGAGGAAGGTTTAAGATTACGTGATCGAGCGATCGCAGCTAGTAGTAATGGCATTATTATTGCTGATGCCAGTCTGCCCCATAGCCCTATTATCTACGTTAATCCTGCTTTTGAGCGCATGACTGGGTACTGTGCCGCAGAGGTGATTGGCAGAAACTTTTGTTCGTTCCAAAGTGCTGATATTAATCAATCTGGCTTAAAAGAACTCTCTGCTGCTATGGACGCAGGAATAAACTGCACTGTTACTTTAAGCAACTACCGTAAAGATGGCAGCCTGTTGTGGAATGAATTGAGCATTTCTCCAGTCTATGATGTGGCTGGCAAACTCACTCACTACATCACTATCCAAACAAATATCACTGAACGTAAGCAGGCAGAAACAGCCCTACTAGTCAGCCAACAACGGCTGCAATATCTACTCTCCTCCAGCCCTGCTGTCATCTATACCACTACGACTACCGGGGATTTAAGTAGTACCTTCATCAGTGAAAATGTCAGTACTATGACAGGATATAAAGCTGGGGAAATTGTCGAAAATTCTAGCTTTTGGAGTACACATATCCACCCAGAAGACTTGTCTTATGTATGTGCTGAAATTTCCCAGGCACTGGAAAAACAAGATTACACTCTGGAATATCGCTTTCTACATCAAGACGGGACTTATCGTTGGCTATATGATAAAGGCAAGTTAGTGCGGGATGAAGCGGGTAATCCCTTGGAATTTGTCGGTTACTTGGCAGATATTACAGAACATAAGCAATTAGAACAGGAACTCAAAGTAGCACTAGAAAACGAAAAAGAACTTAACGAACTCAAATCCCGTTTTGTTTCCATGACTTCCCACGAATTCCGCACGCCGTTGAGTACTATTCTTTCTTCGTCGGAATTACTAGAACATTACAGCCACAAATGGACAGTAGAAAAACAACTTACTCACCTGCATCGCATTCAGGCTGCCGTAAAGCGGATGACAGAAATGTTAAATGATGTGTTGGTTATTGGTAAGGCGGAAGCGGGAAAACTAGAGTATAGACCCAAATTTTTCGATTTGGTCGAATACTGTCGTGATTTGTTGTCAGAAGCACAAATGAATCAAAACAATATGTGCAGAGTTAACTTTACTAGTCAATACGAATCTGTGCCATGCTGCATGGATGAGAAGTTGCTAGGACATATTCTGAATAATTTACTGTCAAATGCTATCAAGTATTCACCAGATGAAGGCATAATTCAGTTTACTCTGGCTTGTCAAAATGGGGAGGCAATATTTCAAATTCAAGATCAAGGAATTGGTATTCCCCAAGAAGATATCCCACACTTATTTGAATCTTTTCATCGTGCGAGAAATGTCGGCAATATTCTAGGAACTGGATTAGGATTGGCGATTGTGAAAAATTGTGTGGATTTACACCAAGGTAAAATATCTGTCAGCAGTACCCTGGAAGCAGGCACTGTATTTACTGTTATATTGCCATTAAATAATCATATAAACATTGGAGTAAAAAATGATTAA
- a CDS encoding TIGR03279 family radical SAM protein: MSTIRPAQITNVLPDSIAAEVGFDVGDAIVAINGTQPRDLIDYQFLCADEILELEVLDAKGKTHHIEIEKDYDEDLGLEFATALFDGLIQCNNRCPFCFIDQQPPGKRSSLYLKDDDYRLSFLYGSYLTLTNLSEKEWQRIEQMRLSPLFVSVHATEPEIRIRLLKNQRAGEILTQIKWFQDRRLQIHAQVVVCPGINDGQHLEKTLNDLASFHKGEIPAVASVAVVPVGLTRFRPPEDELIPVTREKAQEVISQVQTISQQFRQKFGSGFAWLADEWFLIAGEELPSEAEYEEYPQIDNGVGSIRLFIKQFASTAAELLPPKLDHPKKLTWVVGNAVEQAFKPIVQRLNAVEGLEVNMQALSSDYWGQNISVTGLITGHDLLLNLPGKDLGDGILLPKVMLKNGEFVFLDDMTVAEVADKLNTEIFPVSGIEELINTCIAEVVLV; this comes from the coding sequence ATGTCTACCATCCGTCCTGCCCAAATTACCAATGTATTACCCGATTCTATAGCCGCAGAAGTTGGCTTTGATGTAGGAGATGCCATCGTTGCTATCAATGGCACACAACCTCGTGATTTAATTGATTATCAATTTTTATGTGCTGATGAAATTCTCGAACTAGAAGTTTTAGACGCGAAAGGCAAAACTCATCATATTGAAATTGAAAAAGATTATGACGAAGACCTGGGGCTAGAATTTGCCACAGCCCTATTTGATGGCTTAATTCAATGCAATAACCGTTGTCCATTTTGCTTTATTGACCAGCAGCCACCGGGTAAGCGTTCCAGCTTGTATTTAAAAGACGATGATTACCGTCTGAGCTTTTTATATGGTTCCTACTTAACTCTTACCAATTTGTCAGAAAAAGAATGGCAACGGATTGAACAAATGCGCTTGTCTCCCTTGTTTGTTTCTGTTCATGCGACAGAACCCGAAATCAGAATCAGACTCCTGAAAAATCAGCGTGCAGGAGAAATCTTGACACAAATTAAATGGTTCCAAGACCGAAGACTGCAAATTCACGCCCAAGTAGTTGTTTGTCCTGGTATAAACGATGGTCAACACTTGGAAAAAACCCTCAACGATTTAGCCTCATTCCATAAAGGTGAAATCCCTGCTGTGGCATCAGTCGCAGTAGTCCCAGTAGGTTTGACACGGTTTCGTCCACCAGAAGATGAACTTATCCCCGTAACCAGGGAAAAAGCTCAAGAAGTGATTTCCCAAGTGCAAACTATATCCCAGCAATTTCGCCAAAAATTCGGTTCTGGCTTTGCTTGGTTAGCTGATGAGTGGTTTTTGATTGCAGGTGAAGAACTACCCAGCGAAGCGGAATATGAAGAGTATCCACAAATTGATAATGGTGTGGGTTCCATTCGTTTATTTATTAAGCAATTTGCATCTACAGCAGCCGAATTATTACCGCCAAAACTTGATCATCCCAAAAAATTAACTTGGGTAGTTGGTAATGCAGTAGAACAAGCATTTAAACCCATTGTGCAACGTTTAAATGCTGTAGAAGGGTTAGAAGTGAATATGCAAGCTTTATCTAGTGATTACTGGGGACAAAATATTAGTGTCACTGGTTTAATTACAGGTCATGATTTACTTTTAAATCTCCCAGGTAAAGATTTAGGCGATGGAATTTTGCTGCCAAAAGTCATGCTAAAAAATGGCGAATTTGTATTTTTAGATGATATGACTGTTGCAGAAGTAGCTGACAAGCTCAATACAGAAATATTCCCAGTTTCTGGTATTGAAGAATTGATAAATACTTGTATTGCTGAAGTAGTTTTGGTTTAG
- a CDS encoding undecaprenyl-diphosphate phosphatase translates to MLLLKRQWFVLLSAASAIFSVTAFPTKVLSTEANPGLAGVQQQMNILQAIFLGFVQGMTEFLPISSSAHLKIVPVALGWGDPGVAFTAIIQLGSIVAVLWYFWDDMTQIIKGATKAIAVKDYENLDFQLFVGIALGTIPILVFGLLIKRFIPDYDNSPLRSLTAIAIASIFMSLLLGAAEKLGKRQRDFGHLSIKDGLLMGLAQCLALIPGVSRSGSTITGGLFMSLERETAARFSFLLGIPAITLAGLVELKDFLEVGVGNVGMVPMVVGTISSGIFSYLAIAGLIQFLKTQSTWVFIWYRLAFGTAILGAISAGLLKNS, encoded by the coding sequence ATGCTTTTATTAAAACGTCAATGGTTCGTGTTATTGAGTGCAGCATCTGCCATCTTCTCAGTTACAGCCTTTCCCACGAAGGTTTTAAGTACCGAAGCTAACCCAGGTTTAGCAGGGGTACAGCAACAAATGAATATCTTGCAAGCCATTTTTTTAGGCTTTGTGCAGGGAATGACGGAATTTCTCCCCATCAGCAGTTCAGCACATCTAAAAATTGTGCCTGTAGCCCTGGGTTGGGGCGATCCGGGAGTAGCTTTTACGGCGATTATTCAGCTTGGTAGTATTGTCGCGGTGCTGTGGTATTTCTGGGATGATATGACACAAATTATCAAGGGAGCAACTAAAGCGATCGCTGTTAAAGATTATGAAAACCTGGACTTTCAGCTATTTGTGGGCATTGCTTTGGGAACAATTCCCATCCTTGTCTTTGGACTGTTGATTAAAAGATTTATCCCAGACTACGATAATTCACCCTTGAGAAGCTTAACAGCGATCGCCATTGCCTCCATATTCATGTCACTGTTATTGGGAGCAGCAGAAAAACTGGGCAAACGTCAACGTGACTTTGGGCATCTGAGCATCAAAGATGGGCTATTAATGGGTTTAGCTCAATGCTTGGCATTAATCCCTGGCGTATCTCGTTCAGGTTCCACCATCACCGGGGGGCTATTTATGAGTTTAGAACGAGAAACAGCCGCGAGATTCTCATTTTTATTAGGAATTCCCGCCATCACCCTCGCCGGATTAGTCGAGTTAAAAGATTTTTTGGAAGTCGGCGTAGGTAACGTCGGTATGGTTCCTATGGTTGTCGGGACAATTTCATCTGGGATATTTTCATATCTAGCGATCGCTGGGTTGATACAATTCCTCAAAACCCAAAGCACCTGGGTATTTATTTGGTATCGCCTAGCATTTGGTACGGCAATCTTAGGTGCAATCAGCGCCGGATTGTTGAAAAATAGTTAA